From the genome of Burkholderia pyrrocinia:
ACGGCCGCGACGAGCTTTTCGGCGGAACCGGCACCCTGCACGGGCGCCGGATAGACGATCACCGGAATGTGCGGCGCGCGGCGCGCAAGCGTGGTCAGCACATCGCGCAGCGCGGCGGCCTGCAGCGACGTGACGATGCCGATCGCGCGCGGGTGGGCCGGCAGCGGCCGCTTGCGCTCGGGCGCGAAGAGGCCCTCGCCCTCGAGCTGCGCCTTCAACCGCAGGAACGCCTCGTACAGGCGCCCCTGCCCGGTGCGCCGCACGGCCTCGACGTTGAGCTGCACTTCGCCGCGCGGCTCGTACATCGTGACGACCGCGCGCACCTCGATCCGGTCGCCTTCGCGCGGCGTGAATTCCGCGTATTGGGCACGGCCGCGGAACATCACGCAGCGCATCTGCGCCTGCTGGTCCTTGATCGAGAAATACCAGTGGCCGCTCGCGGCGCGCGTGAAATTCGACACTTCGCCCGAAATCCACAGCAGCGGAAACGAGCGCTCGAGCATCGTCGAAATCGCGCGATTGAGCGCCGAAACGGGAATCACTTCGTCGCCGCTGCGGGTCGCGCCGGGTGCTGCAAAAGGGGAGTCGGAAGACATGGACGGTCGGATGAATGCTGGCGGCGACACGATAGTCCGACACGCGCACGGCGTCCAGCACCGGTCGCATGCGTCGCGACGCGCGGAAGGTGTCCACACTTTGGCAATCGTGCACGTAAAACGCTTTGAAACCGCGAAAAAAACCAGACGATTCGCGATAACACTTTGATTTTTATAGATTTTTAAACCTTTCGAAATGATTCTCATCCGATTCGAGGCCCACCCGGCGGGCGTTTGAGGCCATCGACCGGGGAGTTCTTCACAGAGTTATCCACAGCCCGTCGCGATCCGGCCCCGCGGGATGCGTCGGCCGGTCGCGCTTGCCGCGTCCGCATGCGGCGCGCTAGAGTGCCGCCTTCCGCAGACCCCGCGGCATGCGCCGCCCAACGGAGAATCCGCCTTGACGAATCCGTCCCACGCCGCGGCGCACGACGCGCCGCGCCCGGCCCGATGAGCGCGCCCGGCGGCCCGCTCGGCCGGCTCGAAGCGCGCCTGACACGCGAATGGCAGCGGCGCGGCGCACTCGCGTGGGCGCTCACGCCGTTCGCCTGCGTGTTCGGCCTGTGCGCAGCGCTGCGGCGTACCGCCTACGCACAGGGCTGGAAGAAGTCGGTCGACGTCGGCGTGCCCGTCGTCGTAGTCGGCAACGTGACCGTCGGCGGCACCGGCAAGACGCCGACCGTGATCGCGCTCGTCGACGCGTTGCGCGCGGCCGGCTTCACGCCCGGCATCGTGTCGCGTGGCTACGGCGCGAACGTGAAAGCGCCGACCGCGGTCACCCCCGCATCGCGCGCAAGCGTGGGCGGCGACGAGCCGCTGCTGATCGCGCGCCGCACCGGCGCGCCCGTCTGGGTGTGCCCCGACCGCGTCGCGGCCGCGCAGGCGCTGCGCGCCGCGCATCCGGACGTCGACGTGATCGTCAGCGACGACGGCCTGCAGCACTACCGCCTCGCGCGCACCGTCGAGCTCGTCGTGTTCGACCACCGGCTCGGCGGCAACGGCTTCCTGCTGCCGGCCGGCCCGCTGCGCGAGCCGCTGTCGCGGCACCGCGACGCCACGCTCGTCAACGACCCATACAGCGGCGCGCTGCCGCCGTGGCCCGACACCTACGCGCTCGCGCTCACGCCGGGCGCCGCGTGGCACCTCGACCAGCCCGCGCTGCGCCGCCCGCTGTCGCAGTTCGCGCACGAGCGCGTGCTCGCCGCGGCCGGCATCGGTGCGCCGGAGCGCTTCTTTGCGACACTGCGCGCGGCCGGTCTCGCGCCGGCGACGCGCGCGCTGCCCGACCACTACGCGTTTGCCGACAATCCGTTCGTCGACGACGCCGTCGATGCGATCCTGATCACCGAGAAGGATGCAG
Proteins encoded in this window:
- the lpxK gene encoding tetraacyldisaccharide 4'-kinase, which gives rise to MSAPGGPLGRLEARLTREWQRRGALAWALTPFACVFGLCAALRRTAYAQGWKKSVDVGVPVVVVGNVTVGGTGKTPTVIALVDALRAAGFTPGIVSRGYGANVKAPTAVTPASRASVGGDEPLLIARRTGAPVWVCPDRVAAAQALRAAHPDVDVIVSDDGLQHYRLARTVELVVFDHRLGGNGFLLPAGPLREPLSRHRDATLVNDPYSGALPPWPDTYALALTPGAAWHLDQPALRRPLSQFAHERVLAAAGIGAPERFFATLRAAGLAPATRALPDHYAFADNPFVDDAVDAILITEKDAVKLGASWRDARLWVVPVEAALDPRLIALVVEKLRGRSPA